One genomic window of Nakamurella panacisegetis includes the following:
- a CDS encoding amidohydrolase family protein, with product MWLVNANVVDVLTGEKLRDRAVQIGPDGRIVEVASAPPVGAADAQVVDVAGRWLLPGLISCHTHLSVVFPFSDTDEREDPAVTAYRSATRAHQALQAGITTIRCVHEQNRADLSLRRAAARGWISAPRIRGAGRAISTVGGHGEGAATAYATGEEEFYRAAAAEIAAGADHVKIFINGGLAKAGEHYDSQEMADEEIRGVVRAARDSDKYVVAHSGESIAIRQALAQGVTSFEHAYRLDEETARRMVGPDIFLTPTLCVTRSESWMRANHFEEHSIQQALAAADDHLLSIQRAIRAGVTLVNGTDYPPGDLVDGVPAAVHEMLLMAEAGLTPLQALQSVSTQAARLLRIDDHVGQVRPGYVGDLIAVDGDPLDDLDALRHISLVVQAGSIIRGAA from the coding sequence GTGTGGTTGGTCAATGCCAACGTCGTCGACGTCCTCACCGGTGAGAAGCTGCGCGACCGGGCGGTTCAGATCGGTCCGGACGGTCGGATCGTCGAGGTGGCGTCGGCCCCGCCGGTCGGCGCGGCCGACGCGCAGGTCGTCGACGTCGCCGGGCGTTGGCTGCTGCCCGGTCTGATCTCCTGCCACACCCATCTCTCGGTGGTGTTCCCGTTCTCCGACACCGACGAGCGTGAGGATCCGGCCGTCACGGCGTATCGGTCGGCGACCCGGGCCCATCAGGCCCTGCAGGCCGGGATCACCACCATCCGGTGCGTCCACGAACAGAACCGGGCCGATCTGTCGTTGCGCCGGGCCGCGGCCCGGGGTTGGATCAGCGCCCCGCGGATCCGCGGTGCCGGGCGGGCGATCTCCACCGTCGGCGGCCACGGTGAGGGAGCCGCGACCGCCTACGCGACCGGCGAGGAAGAGTTCTACCGTGCGGCGGCGGCCGAGATCGCGGCCGGCGCTGACCACGTGAAGATCTTCATCAACGGCGGCCTGGCCAAGGCCGGCGAGCACTACGACTCGCAGGAGATGGCCGACGAGGAGATCCGCGGTGTCGTCCGGGCCGCCCGGGACAGCGACAAGTACGTCGTGGCCCACTCCGGCGAGTCCATCGCCATCCGGCAGGCGCTGGCCCAGGGCGTGACGTCCTTCGAGCACGCCTACCGGCTGGACGAGGAGACGGCGCGGCGCATGGTCGGTCCGGACATCTTCCTCACCCCGACGCTGTGCGTCACCCGCAGCGAGTCCTGGATGCGGGCCAACCATTTCGAGGAGCACTCGATCCAGCAGGCCCTGGCCGCGGCCGACGACCACCTGCTGAGCATCCAACGGGCCATCCGGGCCGGTGTCACGCTGGTGAACGGAACCGACTACCCCCCTGGTGATCTGGTCGACGGGGTGCCCGCCGCGGTCCACGAGATGCTGCTGATGGCCGAGGCCGGCCTCACCCCGCTGCAGGCGCTGCAGTCCGTCTCGACCCAGGCCGCGCGGTTGCTGCGGATCGACGACCACGTCGGACAGGTCCGGCCGGGCTACGTCGGCGATCTGATCGCCGTCGACGGCGACCCGCTGGACGATCTCGATGCGCTGCGCCACATCTCGCTCGTCGTGCAGGCCGGTTCGATCATCCGTGGTGCGGCGTGA